The Ostrea edulis chromosome 1, xbOstEdul1.1, whole genome shotgun sequence genomic sequence ATGTAGTAATGTTAATTTACACTCACAAACACTAATGCTCTATGTTGTAATGTTCACACCCAGAAACACTAACACTGTATGTAGTAGTGTTAGTTCAAACTCACAAACACTAATGCTGTATGTAGTAATGTGTAGTAATGTTAACACTCACAAACACTAATGCTGTAAATGAAATTTACTCGATACTGCCATTaatgttgtatgtacatgtagtataaattAAATATCACTAATGCTGCAGCACATTAAGTAGTTTGGGTATATTGAATATCACTAATGCTGCAGCACATTAAGTAGTGTGGGTATATTGAATATTACCAATGCTGCAGCATGTTAAGTTGTGTGGTTATATTAAATACCACTAATGCTGCAGCACATTAAGTAATGTGAATATCAACAATGCTGTTTGTAGTTATTCTGCATGCTTAGTAGtgtaatgtaaaataaattttcaagtgtgtgtatttttttaattatttgagtgGGGACATGATAGCCAAATACAGAAAGCATATAATATTTTAAGTAGAACAAGAATTGATTTGATTctcatttatattttaattttctgaTGACCAATTACAGAAAAAGTTCCGGGTTGAATCCCAGGTGGAGAACTGGATTCAGAAGTACGACACAGACATGAATGAGAGACAGGTACGGTTTTCGTAGAAAGGTTTGACAGATTATTAAAGATTTATTCCTTTGATGTACGTCAGAATTGTATGCTTGATTTTGGTTTTTGACAGAACGAGTACGAAGAAATCGACCTGGTCTACACAGAAGAAAAGAAACAACTTCACGAGCTCGAGGAACGCTTCAAAACTCTGGAGGCCGAGTACCAGCAAATCATGGAGGAACGGCGAGTATCGCGTGAAAAACGCGAGGCTGCGGAACGAGAGATGGCTCTCATGGTTAAAGCCGCCACTACGATTCAGGCCTTCTGGCGGTCATTCAAAGTTCGCAAAGCGCTCAAGGCACGCAAGAAGAAAGGAGGCGGGAAGAAGAAAAAGTAAACTTATGTGTGATGTCACTAACTGCGTGGCTAGTTTGCTGGATGTTGTGTGGCTGTATAACAATCACTGTTGTGTATAAACTGACATGATTCGTACCGTGCCACCATCACTgttgttgatatacatgtaattttgattTCAGATATCAAGTTGATTAACATGTCCAGCATGAAATTACCagcagtgggttttttttatatctaacaTATCAGTCACATTCACTATcacaatttttgtcatttttttttcaatttcagcaGATGGATAGTTGCCAATTCTGCACACACTCACCCAACTAGAGGGCGGCATCCTCTGAATTTGGTTAAGTTTAAGTTATCCTCGTAAATTTGTGTAATCATTCACCacagaatacatgtatgtggtttCCTTGTGTAGATATTTGTAACCAAAACCTAAAAATCACCCTCTTTTTACAAGCAAGTAACTCGCTTTCAGATTATTCGCGATGGCAACTACGCAGACTTGTAACTACCATTTGTATACACGATATAGTGCTAGTCTCTGTCCTATACACATCAtgatttatgtgtgtgtgtgtgtgtgtgtgtgtggctgtctctgtacatgtgttatacacATCAtgatttatgtgtgtgtttgtggcTATTAGCTGTCTCTATTTTGTAGTGTATCTGTAACGCATGGTTACTGAGTTGTCCCCCTTAACTACAATATATACTGAGTTGTCCCCCTTAACtacaatatataatatttcTATTACTTAGTGTTCTTTTGTGTAATTGTGATCAGTCATAATGTATACTTCCTTACTTTCAACTTGATGAGAAGGAAAATTCTGTTGATAAGAAACGTTGATTTTATCTTACAGTTTAGCGTAAAGACCTTGTGGTATCTGGTGTACAGACTAATTTTGTTGAATGATAAACGTTGACTTTTTGTTACAGCTCAGCGTAATGACCTCCCAGTTTCTGGTGTACACAATAAGCATTTCCTGTACAGTGTACGTAATTCTCGGCGTGCTGGACAGTTTCAAACGAGTGCTGGTGTGGTATtcagatgtatatatatatataatgcacaCTATTAATTAATTCCGTCCAATCAAAATTACTCTGTTACAGATTTATTGACTTTTGTTACTGTCtatatgatatgaaataaatttcgtTCATGCCGTTATGCATTATATTATGTGTTTATTACTCCATTGAGAGACGTCATAATGTTCatgacacatacatgtagaacatgatTATAGTGAACTTTCGAGGAcagcaaaaaacagttcattataattcattatacagtaaagcACGGTTATAGTCCACCTTCAGagccagtgaaaaacagttcattataacccgacttcattatacagtaaaacatggttatagtgaacctccaggaccagcgaaaaacagttcattaaaaccaaacttcattatacagtaaaacatggttatagcgaTCATCCTGGGCAAGCATAACACATTCAATATAACCAAACTTATATTCAATATATGACCAAAATATTCAATAcaatgtttgttgttttactcTCGTAGGagaataaatatcacttagaAATAAGCGGGAATTCATTGTAAGCATGTTGTACtgtgtataaaaatatatatatatggatatatttatacattgaGTATTTATGCATGTTTCAAGGTTACATGCACTGGTTTCAACCTGTctctttttaattttaaaactcTGTCCGATTCCATCTTTGGGGTAAAATACTAGTGTATGCATAACTGAAATAGTTTGGTTGTAAATGTGTTGTATTTATAGAGCCAAGATTTACAAAACAATAGCACAGTATGATTCcatatatcacaaaaatattaaaaaacaaaatattctatcaaaattacaaataattatatCTTTATGTATCAGAGATAATAATTTCCCTTTATATGGAATTAAAATCTTAGTTCATACCTGATGTATAACATAATGCTTAGAGTTGGCCATCTTTTGCCCTGTGATTAGAACCTCCAAGAagttaacattaattaaaattcacattgtacTGCTACGAATAAATTTGTAAGGATAAGAATAGAATACGAAACTTGCAGAATACGAAACTAACTCACTGATTATGAAACTGCATGTACTTAAAACCATTTTAAGACATGTATCTATctctttgaaaaaaataaatgtgtaTACAATTGCTTCTGCTGGTGCACACTTAAAAGGAAGCACCCAGGTACTGTTCATGACTTCCCAGCGACATCTGTAACATTCATCTACATTACTACACAATCATAACACAATCAGGAAGTCTTTGTCTTCTCCCATTGTTCAGGAGTTAAGGTCTTCATTTGGAAAGCATGGATGACTTTTAAATCTTCCTCTAAAACTTTATTCACTAATCTGAAAagacaaaatatttgtttgttatgCCTTTGATTAACAATTACTAATGAGACACTATATTGCTCGCCTGAGTTTCCGAAGTAAAACTCTAAACCCTCACTAAACAACCAATTAAGTAAGTTTTGAACAACACGTTGCAATTAAGAAGTTTACAAGCAACAAACAGGAAATGGCATACtttaatcagaaaagctaacttgAGCTTTACAGTTAATAGAAACTATCAATAATTTGTCTATCTTCAAACATAcaaggccatcattaaaaacatttttgtttgatgtactccgacccacatttttcaaggtgggtcggtaggtaggtttttcttttttttttttttggaacgTACGTCATgaaaatttctaatattttcattcaaaataaggagaattttctattttttaagggacccccccccccccccccccaaatgaaatttcaaattgctgaaaaaaaatgatagggtaggagcaaatttgatgggtcggtcggagtacatcaaacaaatcaatttttatttttggcccaAGGCATCTTGCTGACTACATCACTCAAGTGTTCATTCTTTCAAAACACAGAAAAGATTCTGCATTCTGATCAAGGTGTTTGATCCTCTCAAAACAAAGAATAACCATGACTCCACATTCTGATTCAAGTTATTGACATTTCACCAGATTAAACacagattttttttcctttcatttctcttcttcaccaaacgctcagTATTTAGAAGTGATAATCATGGCTTTCAGATGTGACCTTAGAAATGGAAGTCCCAAGTTGCAGCAGGCGTTGGCAAGTTAaggaactctcactgctacatGTATGGTCCTAAGTGCTAAGCCTAGGTCTAAATTTGGTTGAGATATTTGGAATGGTCGTGATATTTGTACTGGTTGAGATATTCAGAGTGGTTCTAATATTTGGACATGCTGAGATATTTGTGCTGGTTGAGATATTTTTCTGGTTGTGATAATTGGACTGGTGGTGATATTTGGACTGGTTGAGATATCTGGACTGGTTGAGATATTTGGACTGGTTGATATATTTGTGTAGGTTTAAATATTTGGACTGGTTGAGATATTTGGACTGGTTATTATATTTGGACTGGTTGATATATTTGGACTGGTTGTGATATTTGCAGTTGGAAATGATATTTGGACTTATTGAGATATTTGGACTGGTTGAGATATTTGGACTGGTTGTGATATCTGGACTGGTTGATATATTTGTGTATGTTTAAATATTTGGACTGGTTGAGATATTTGGACTGGTTGATATATTTGGACTGGTGGTGATATTTGGACTGGTTGAGATATCTAGACTGGTTGAGATATTTGGACTGGTTGAGATGTTTGGACTGGTTGAGATATCTGGACTGGTTGAGATATCTGGACTGGTTGAGATGTTTGGACTGGTTGAGATATTTGTGTAGGTTCAAATATTTGGACTGGTTGAGATATTTGGACTGGTTGAGATATTTGTGTAGGTTGAGATATTTGGACTGGTTGAGATATTTGGACTGGTTGAGATGTTTGGACTGGTTGAGATATTTGTGTAGGTTGAGATGTTTGGACTGGTTGAGATATTTGTGTAGGTTGAGATATTTGGACTGGTTGAGATATTTGGTGTGTTTGTGGTCATTAAACTGGTTGTAAAATAAACGTACATTTACATCAATACAAAAATCACTCCACTTATAATAACATAACAAAGTCAAATCTTGCCTTGATTGGTTCAGATGGTCTAAGAATTCTGTAATTAACATTAAAGTTACCTGTGTCTTTGTAAAAGTGGAAGCCCTTCAAATTTGGAGGAGACAATCACCGTCTGAAATTTGGCACCACACCCATCTGACATGTCCATCACCTCCTAATACAGATAGATAGAGACGAGTCAACTCTAATGTTTCTTTAAACAGATGGAAGCAAGTTACCTCTAGACTAATGCTTTCATTCATACAGTCATGAATTTTCAGATAACATATAATCAATTTGTGTTCATAATATCTGCAGGTCTCTAACATTTATGCGACTTCCCGTAGGCCATCATCTCGAGCCACAGTTCCGAGTCCACATAGAGAGAATGTACATTCTGGCCTTGGTTTGCGATAATGTCAGTACCTACATAATTAAGGGGTAAAGAACTAAATTCGCATGTTGTCATCAAGACATCCCCCcctttaaagaaattaaaatgatgaatGTTGATCCAAATCAATTAACAAGCACTAATAACACTTTATACTTTTTCTATCTGCTTATAAATTCACAAAATTAATGAAAGTGTCCAGGTAGTACACATGTGGTGCGTCTTTGAATGTcacttgaaatatatatactttataaatCAAATGAGTTACTCATCTTGCTAAAATTACTCAATCCATGGTCACCTGTGAGATTTGCACTTGTGATCTATAGAATCCTTATAATGTCATGTACATGGGGGTCACATAGTGAGGAACATTCATAGACCATGAAATGGCGGTGGTTTTATCGTAAAAATCTAAACACATATCAAAACTTTGATACTAATTTtatatgtaacaggaagggagaaaatacagcagaccagactgggatttgaacccggacCCCCTGaatctagtcaggtgctctactaactgagctatctggccaccaatGATCGAACCTGTCTCAGGCTGCCACATTCCTTCATCCTTAAATGTCTGCACACCTTGCACACATCAactcaagaattttttatcCCAGCTCTCCTctcaggcattttcacctgtcagttccaggggctggtctacagcACCAAATGCAACAGGAAGGGAAAATATACAATTGACCAGACCAGGactcgaacccgggcccccggCCTGAATCTCTAATCTAAATCAACTGAGTTATCTGGCCTGAATCTCTAATCAGATGCTCTTTCAACTGAGTtatctggccactggcgatCAAATCCATCTGACCaccacatatacatataatataatgCTTCAGtgtgattaaaatcagactccATACTCATTATGATAATGAGACTGGAATTGTTTATGGTTTGAGTGTCaatttttacaattatttcatgcatatatcaaattcaaaattaCTACAAATGTGGGTTCTTCCAGGCGTTTTGCCCTGTGGGCCCCAACAAAGGTTTCGTCCTACACCAACTAACCCTCCTGCGATATGATTCATTACTTCAGCTACATAGATTTACAGTATTtaatcagggacctatatactaatacttagtatatataggtccctgatttaatgcatttctagaaattgaaatgtttttatcgCTACGCCATTGACAAGAACTTAGAAGTCTCAAATAAAACATCCCAGTGATATAATGAATAACATTTAAATAAGGATTTGTGACAAGTCTCTTTTACGAAAATATCAATCGAGACAAAAATTAAGTAAGAGGAAATTCGAGCCAATATATAGTTAAACGtgaaatttaaaattcttcgtagaataaaaaaatcataattcaaAAATAGGAATAGAATATTTTACCAGATGAGTTACGTCAGCCAATTCTGGTGAAGATTTCAATTTCTGTTCAATGTGCTCCGTGCTCGACATTTTCTTCTTCCGAATGAAACCGAAACTAAACAAAACGATAATAAAGTTTCAAAATTCCATGATATTTTCGTGACGGGTATAGACtataaaaaatgataacaaacaaattacATGATTTTTGTTTCGTTAAATGGTAAAAGAGTTGATAATAtctcagataaaaaaaaatttaacataatttctttttatctaAACGTCATCTTATTTCTGTAATGACATGTCAACGAGAGAGCTACTTTCACTTTATCTTTTTATACTACATTTCCTTTACAATGATGCTGTTTTTGCAAAGTCCGGTGCATGTAGAAAGCTGTCTCTTTTGGACTTAGTTATAAAAGATGAATGCCCGAGTGTCTTTATTCTACACAGTTTCAAATCGTGGAAATTTAATCGAAGGCAGGTGCTTGCTAGATCTTTTCCTTTGGACCCCATCGTACAGAACTACGTGAGACAAGTCCACGACAGTTTATTTTCCGTCACAtaccctatgcctttaaagtCACAGACCTACCTTGTGTCATATTCTAAGTCAGTTCTCGTCGATATTTTGGACTTGTCAGACGATGTTGTCAAGAGTGCAGAGTTTGTGAATTTTGTGAGTGGAGCTAAGGTATCACCTGGTTCTATCCCCCTGTCACACAGGTATGGAGGGCACCAGTTTGGCTACTGGTCAGGTCAGCTGGGGGATGGACGGGCAGTGATGTTAGGGGAGTACACCAATCAACAAGGAGAGACATGGGAGCTTCAGCTGAAGGGGTCGGGGCGGACTCCATATTCTCGTCGTGGGGATGGGAGGGCGGTTCTCAGATCATCAGTCAGAGAGTTCTTATGCAGCGAAGCAATGTTTCATCTTGGTATGTAAGCTTTTGCTTAGCTTGTAACTTACACGTACAAAGCAATATCAGTACGTCCAAATAATGTTTGTATTATGTGTATAGGGGTATTGCAAACTATAAGTACTAAAACAATCATTATAGTTACTGGCCAGAAAATCAATCTGGAAGTATAGCCACGATCTACGTcattattttgtgtttttcatGCTTCAGGTATTCCTACCAGTCGTCTACGTcattattttgtgtttttcatGCTTCAGGTATTCCTACCAGTCGTCTACGTcattattttgtgtttttcatGCTTAAGGTATTCCTACCAGTCGTCTACGTcattattttgtgtttttcatGCTTCAGGTATTCCTACCAGTCGTGCAGCAGCTCTTGTGGTGTCAGATGACCCTGTGATACGCGACCAATTTTATGATGGAAATCCGAAACCGGAGAGAGGTGCCATTGTCTTACGACTGGCTCCTTCCTGGTTCCGGATCGGGTCTCTGGAAATCCTGGCCAAAAACAACGAGATTCAACTTCTTCGACAGCTTTTAAACTTCGTAATTGAAAAATACTTTCCCCACATAGACAAAACTGACCAGGATAAATACCTAGCTCTGTACAGTACAATTGTGTCAGAAACTGCGGAACTGATTGCAAAATGGCAGAGTGTGGGCTTCACCCACGGTGTTTGTAATACAGATAATTTCAGCCTGCTTTCCCTCACAATTGATTATGGACCTTTCGGATTCATGGAGGAATACAACCCAAACTTCGTACCAAACACCTCCGATGATGAAGGGAGGTACAGTTATGAAAACCAACCTGGTATTGGTGTTTTTAACTTGGAAAAATTAGGAGAAGCATTAAAACCGGTACTGAGACACCATCAGACAGAACAAATACAACATATACTGAACGGTTATGAGAGAAATTACAAGGAAAAGTTTATGGAACTATTTAGACAGAAACTAGGGTTGTCTACTGATAATGAAGATGATGAAAATATTGTTGCAGTATTTCTGAAAATCATGGAAGACACCAAGTCAGATTTCACTATGTCATTTCGAGAACTTGGAGAAATTGATCTGATGGGATTAAACTCTGATACTATACCTCACAAATACTGGGCATTGACCACAATGGCAGATCATGAGTGGTTCTGGAAATGGATTGCAATCTACAAAACCAGATTAACACAGGAGGGAACATCAGAGAAAACGAGACAGTCCCTTATGAATAAAACAAACCCTAGGTACATACTGAGAAATTGGATGGCCCAGGAGGCAATACAAAGGGCAAACAGAAATGACTTTAGCGGGGTTATCGAACTTCTCAGGGTCCTGGAACACCCCATGGAATGGAACGCAGAAGCAGAGGAGGCAGGCTACTCCTCCCTACCCCCAGAGTGGTCCAAATCACTCCGGGTCAGCTGCTCTTCATGAGCctaatttgtatacatgtattgaggTGTATTTATTAAAACGTTTTACCATGTTGTTGTGCTTTTGTTGTCTGTAGCTGAATTAACAATCACAATAAACAATCTGGGTCAAAAAGAGAAATTATTGGTATATCTAATCTGCTGGTGACAATCGTGTCATTAAGTTGATCAGATTCTTgggtgaaaaaaaatatttatttttttatatatatatagttatgttttggctaaaaacaaaaataaacctAGCTGGGATGTCAAAAATCACAATTTACACATAGATATTCTTTATTAAAACATTCTTTTCACCTCTATTGTAATTTCTTATTTATGAGGACCAGtttatacatgtttttagtTTGTCCTCCAGTGAATTTGACGTTTTAATCTCCCTTGGAAACCAATTATAGGAACCCAATACTGAAAATTTAAATCGTATCAAATTAGAGGCCCATGGACCCAATGGTCGCCTGAGTATCACAGAATGCGAATCAAATTAGACGTGTTCTGTGTATCCTACAATTCttcaggagtaaagaagatgtATTAGAATTGTATACATTACTATTTTCAGAGGTCTTGATCCTACCCCTAGGGCCCCATATGGCAAAAAAGATTTTTTGTTTACCTACCCCAAAATGATATTACACAGCAATGGTAATGAAAAACTGGTCAGGAAAGCtgtttaaaagaaataatttaaaagatgttcaaaagttgagaATGGATGAGCATGATTACAATGGATAAGCATAATGAGAATAagaatgattggttttatatagtgctttttccagcgtatgctgctcaaagcgctttacattgcattattaccccggcagaccttatatcaattctagaactttctcagcctcctaggaagcacacggtgcaagctgccattacaagcgctagaacactaacattctaacaatatctttcactgtctatagccaggtaccccttttacacttgggtggagtgaggaaattcatgtaaagtgcctttcccaaggacacaacgtcggccaggactcgaacccacgaccttttggtcgagagtctgacagcctaaccactaggccactgACGCCACAAGCATGGCAATAGGTCGTGAGTGTCTCAGTTCCGTGTGGTGCCTAACTAACATAAACCTATGTGTAGCTAATTGAAGAAATCATTAACTATCTGAAGATATCGTTAACTATctgaagatatcattaactATCTTAAGATATTTTTAACTATCTGAAGATATCATTTCTTAAATCATATTGcttttgaattgatgagagcaaaaATTGCACTGCATTGATGATGTGCATCATGAATTAGAATTTGATAAGAGCAATTGAGCACCACTATGCCTCCTTACACTCATTTAAGTGTCACTATACTTCCTTATGCTCAGTTGAGTATAACTCGGCTTCCTTATACTGAGTTTAGTGTCACTATGTTTCTTTATTCTGAGTTGAGTGTCACTATGCTTCCTTATATTCAGCCTAATATAAACCTGGAGTCCTATAATCCTGGAGTCTTATAATCCTGGAGCCCTATAATCCTAGAGTCCTATAATCATTAAGTTTTATAACCCTAGAGTCTTATAACCCTGGAGTCCTATAAACCTGGATATAATCCTGAAGTCCTATAATCCTGGATATAGTCCTGGAGTACTATAACCCTGGAGTCCTATAATCCTATGAACCTGGAGTCCTTTAACCCTGGAGTCTTATAATCCTGGATATAAACCTAGAGTCCTGTAATCCTGGATATAAACCTGGAGTCCTATAATCCTGGAGTCTTATAATCCTGGATATAAACATGGAGTCCTATAATACTGGAGTCCTATAATCCTGGATATGAACCTGGAGTCCTATAATCCTGGAGGCTTATAACCCTGGAGTCTTATAACCCTCGAGTCCTATAATCCTGGATATAAACCTGGAGTCATATAACCCTGGAGTACTATAACCCTGGTGTCCTATAATCCTAGAGTCCTATAATCCTGGATATAAACCTGGAGTCCTATAATCCTGGATATAACCCTGGAGTCCTATAACCCTGGATATAACCCTGGAGTCTTATAATCCTGGATATAACCCTGGAGTGCTGGAGCCCTATAATCCTGGAGTTCTATAACCCTGGAGTCCTATAATCCTGGATATAACCCTGGAGCCCTATAATCCTGGAGTTCTATAACCCTGGATATAACCCTGGAGTTCTATAATCCTGGAGTCTTATAATTCTGGATATAACCCTGGAGTGCTGGAGTCCTATAACCCTGGATATAACCCTGGAGTCCTATAATCCTGGAGTCctacatcttcgctagccaagggtgatgTTCCACGGTGAaaagagaaacaccgtggagcgtcacccttggctagcgaagatgggagTCCTATAATCCTGGAGTCTTAAAATTCTGGATATAACCCTGGAACCCCATCTCCAGCCAGTTAGATGTCACAGCGGCCGGCGACACATTTTGGAGTTATAAAAGCAATGATTAACACAAGAATCTTTTTTTGCCATCAaataagagagagagacagggggggggggggggaccagtaaaatgtgtattttagtGAGGGAAAATTTCCAACGGACAGAAGTTGTGGGGACAGAATTGCActataagaaaaaaaatgtcatcaCAATTAAGTCCCCA encodes the following:
- the LOC130050840 gene encoding bolA-like protein 2 — protein: MSSTEHIEQKLKSSPELADVTHLEVMDMSDGCGAKFQTVIVSSKFEGLPLLQRHRLVNKVLEEDLKVIHAFQMKTLTPEQWEKTKTS
- the LOC125664450 gene encoding protein adenylyltransferase SelO-like yields the protein MSTRELLSLYLFILHFLYNDAVFAKSGACRKLSLLDLVIKDECPSVFILHSFKSWKFNRRQVLARSFPLDPIVQNYVRQVHDSLFSVTYPMPLKSQTYLVSYSKSVLVDILDLSDDVVKSAEFVNFVSGAKVSPGSIPLSHRYGGHQFGYWSGQLGDGRAVMLGEYTNQQGETWELQLKGSGRTPYSRRGDGRAVLRSSVREFLCSEAMFHLGIPTSRAAALVVSDDPVIRDQFYDGNPKPERGAIVLRLAPSWFRIGSLEILAKNNEIQLLRQLLNFVIEKYFPHIDKTDQDKYLALYSTIVSETAELIAKWQSVGFTHGVCNTDNFSLLSLTIDYGPFGFMEEYNPNFVPNTSDDEGRYSYENQPGIGVFNLEKLGEALKPVLRHHQTEQIQHILNGYERNYKEKFMELFRQKLGLSTDNEDDENIVAVFLKIMEDTKSDFTMSFRELGEIDLMGLNSDTIPHKYWALTTMADHEWFWKWIAIYKTRLTQEGTSEKTRQSLMNKTNPRYILRNWMAQEAIQRANRNDFSGVIELLRVLEHPMEWNAEAEEAGYSSLPPEWSKSLRVSCSS